One Mugil cephalus isolate CIBA_MC_2020 chromosome 12, CIBA_Mcephalus_1.1, whole genome shotgun sequence DNA segment encodes these proteins:
- the b3galt1b gene encoding beta-1,3-galactosyltransferase 1: MPSKVSCLYLLTVVCWASALWYLSISRPTATYVSQMSMPLRKTVKPPKNITFTNIRTRPLNPHAFEFVINEPKKCESVTPFLVILISTTHKEFDARQAIRETWGDESTYSDIRILTVFLLGKNTDDVLNQMVEQESQIFHDIVVENFIDSYHNLTLKTMMGMRWVATFCPKAQYIMKTDSDIFVNMDNLIYKLLKPATKPRRRYFTGYVINGGPIRDMRSKWYMSRDLYPESKYPPFCSGTGYVFSADVADLIYKTSLHTRLLHLEDVYVGLCLRKLGIHPYQNSGFNHWKMAYSLCRYRRVITVHQISPEEMHRIWNDMSSKKHLRC, from the coding sequence ATGCCTTCAAAAGTGTCATGTTTATACCTGTTGACAGTGGTCTGCTGGGCAAGTGCTCTGTGGTACTTGAGTATATCTCGCCCAACGGCCACGTATGTCAGCCAAATGTCTATGCCTTTACGGAAGACTGTGAAACCTCCAAAAAACATCACCTTCACCAACATCCGCACCCGCCCCCTTAACCCACATGCCTTCGAGTTCGTCATCAACGAGCCCAAGAAGTGCGAGAGCGTCACACCCTTCCTGGTCATCCTCATCAGCACCACGCACAAGGAGTTCGACGCGAGGCAGGCCATCCGAGAGACCTGGGGGGACGAGAGCACCTACAGCGACATCCGCATCCTCACCGTCTTTCTGCTGGGCAAGAACACGGACGACGTGCTGAACCAGATGGTGGAGCAGGAGAGTCAGATCTTCCACGACATCGTGGTGGAGAACTTTATAGACTCCTACCACAATCTCACCCTCAAGACCATGATGGGAATGCGCTGGGTGGCTACCTTCTGCCCCAAAGCGCAGTATATCATGAAGACGGACAGCGACATCTTCGTGAACATGGACAATCTGATCTACAAGCTCCTGAAGCCTGCCACCAAGCCAAGAAGGAGATATTTTACCGGTTACGTGATCAACGGCGGCCCCATCAGGGATATGCGCAGCAAGTGGTACATGTCCAGAGACTTGTATCCTGAAAGTAAATACCCACCTTTCTGCTCGGGCACCGGCTACGTCTTCTCAGCGGACGTGGCCGACCTAATCTACAAGACTTCATTACACACAAGACTGTTGCATCTGGAGGATGTGTATGTGGGACTGTGTTTGCGGAAGCTCGGTATACACCCCTATCAGAACAGTGGTTTCAATCACTGGAAAATGGCCTACAGTCTCTGCAGATACAGGCGGGTTATCACCGTCCACCAGATCTCCCCCGAGGAGATGCACCGAATTTGGAACGACATGTCCAGCAAGAAACACCTGAGATGTTAA